In one Plasmodium falciparum 3D7 genome assembly, chromosome: 14 genomic region, the following are encoded:
- a CDS encoding vesicle-associated membrane protein, putative: protein MKLLRVTPEKNIEFPLVHFQAVTQVVKLENVSDKKVAFKIKTTAPNNYLVRPSFGLISVRETIEIQIILQPLSDKDNISNDKFQVQCLNVDDNTTVDKQFWITVNKNEIQDHKLIVVLNDENNSKLNHSYIPSNNVPLSEMNNKNIHNMGYVDNNNINQDDPNLADGLKGGLPGMQRKYHELLNYCVFVDKQKAALEKENESLKNQLKAYNSNSNKFLIDNKLIPIIIVMLAIITKYMGYW from the exons ctgaaaaaaatatagaatttCCTCTTGTTCATTTTCAAGCAGTAACTCAAGTTGTTAAATTAGAAAATGTAAGTGATAAAAAAGTagcttttaaaataaaaacaaccGCTcctaataattatttagtAAGACCATCATTTGGTTTAATAAGTGTAAGAGAAACAATAGaaatacaaattatattacAACCCTTGTCAGACaaagataatatatcaaaCGATAAATTTCAGGTACAATGTTTAAATGTTGATGATAATACTACAGTAGATAAACAATTTTGGATAAcagttaataaaaatgaaatacaaGATCATAAACTTATTGTAGTTCTAAACgatgaaaataatagtaaATTAAATCATTCTTACATACCCTCAAATAATGTACCTCTCTCAGAAatgaataacaaaaatatacacaataTGGGATACGtcgataataataatataaatcaagATGACCCAAATTTAGCAGAtg gTTTAAAAGGAGGTCTACCAGGTATGCAAAGGAAATATCATGAACTTTTAAATTATTGCGTTTTTGTTGATAAACAAAAAGCAGCCctagaaaaagaaaacgaAAGTTTAAAAAATCAGTTAAAAGCATATAACAGTAATTCTAATAAATTCTTAatagataataaattaattccTATTATAATTGTAATGTTAgctataataacaaaatatatgggTTACTGGTAA
- a CDS encoding triosephosphate isomerase gives MARKYFVAANWKCNGTLESIKSLTNSFNNLDFDPSKLDVVVFPVSVHYDHTRKLLQSKFSTGIQNVSKFGNGSYTGEVSAEIAKDLNIEYVIIGHFERRKYFHETDEDVREKLQASLKNNLKAVVCFGESLEQREQNKTIEVITKQVKAFVDLIDNFDNVILAYEPLWAIGTGKTATPEQAQLVHKEIRKIVKDTCGEKQANQIRILYGGSVNTENCSSLIQQEDIDGFLVGNASLKESFVDIIKSAM, from the exons atggctagaaaatattttgtcGCAGCAAACTGGAAATGTAATGGAACTTTAGAAAGTATTAAATCTTTAACAAACAGTTTTAACAATTTGGATTTTGATCCAAGCAAATTAG ACGTTGTTGTTTTTCCTGTTTCCGTACATTATGATCATACAAGGAAATTACTTCAGAGTAAGTTTTCTACTGGTATTCAGAATGTATCAAAATTCGGAAATGGATCATACACAGGTGAAGTAAGTGCAGAAATTGCCAAGGATTTAAATATtgaatatgttattattggTCATTttgaaagaagaaaatatttccATGAAACCGATGAAGATGTTCGTGAAAAATTACAAGcttcattaaaaaataatttaaaagccGTTGTATGTTTTGGTGAATCTTTAGAACAAagagaacaaaataaaactatCGAAGTTATTACAAAACAAGTTAAAGCATTTGTTGATTTAATTGATAATTTTGATAATGTTATTTTGGCTTATGAACCTTTATGGGCTATTGGTACTGGTAAAACAGCTACACCTGAACAAGCTCAATTAGTACACAAAGAAATCAGAAAAATTGTAAAAGATACATGCGGAGAAAAACAAGCTAACcaaataagaatattatatggAGGTAGTGTTAATACTGAAAACTGCTCTTCATTAATTCAACAAGAAGATATTGATGGTTTCTTAGTTGGAAATGCTTCCTTAAAAGAATCTTTtgttgatataataaaaagtgctatgtaa